GTTCCCGTCGTTGTTGCTTGTAGTCGTGGTGCTCGGCGGCATCTTCGCCGGTTGGTTCACTCCCACCGAGGCTTCGGCCGTAGCCGTGGTCTGGGTGCTGTTGATGACCTGCGGCCTGTATCGCGAGCTCGCGCTCAAGGAGCTTCCCGCCATCGTTGCCCGCTCTGCCTGCACGACGGGCGTCGTTCTGTTTCTCGTGGCCGCGAGCTCTGCCATGAGTCAGCTCTTGACCAAGGAGCAGGTGCCGCAGCTGGTCAGTTCCTCGCTGCTCGCGTTGTCTGACGATCCCATTGTCATCCTGTTGATCATCAATGTCGTGCTGCTGCTGGTCGGCACCTTCATGGATATCACACCCGCCATCCTCATCTTCACGCCTATCTTTCTGCCAGTCGCCATGGACATCGGACTCGACCCGATCCACTTCGGCATCGTGATGATCACCAACCTTTCGATCGGCCTGTGTACCCCCCCCGTGGGAACCTGCCTCTTTGTCGGCTGCAGCGTGGGCAAGGTGCCCATCGGAGGGGTGTCGCAGCAGATGCTGCCCTTTTACGGCGCGATGATCCTCGTATTGCTGGTCATCACGTACGTTCCCAGCGTTTCGCTGTGGTTGCCAACGCTTGTCGAACAATGAGCGACTCGAGCAACGAGCGACTCGAGCAACGAGCGACTCGAGCAAGGAGTGAGCGTCCGAAATGAAAGCTTTTGATCTCATGGGGAAAACCGCACTCGTCACCGGCTGCAAACGCGGCATCGGGCTGGCCATGGCCAAGGGGCTGGCGCAAGCAGGTGCGGACATCATTGGCGTGTCGGCATCGCTTCAAGTTGCCGGTTCCGAGGCCGAGCGCATCGTGACAGGCATTGGCTGCAAATTCAGCGCCTACCAGTGCGATTTCTCCAGCCGCGCGGCCACCACGGAATTCGCCCATCAAGTCCTGACCGAGCACGGCACGCCCCACATCCTGGTCAACAATGCCGGCACCATCGAGCGCAAGCCAGCTGCCCAGCACGGCGACGACCTGTGGGACAGGGTCATCGAAATCAACCTCAACGCTCCCTTTGTGTTGAGCCGCGAGATTGGAGCCAAGATGATCGAGCGTGGCAGCGGCAAGATCATCTTCACGGCATCGCTGCTCAGCTTCCAGGGCGGCATCACGGTGCCGGGTTATGCCGCGTCCAAGGGTGCGATCGCTCAGCTCACCAAGGCTCTGGCCAACGAGTGGGCACCGCACGGCATCAACGTCAACGCCATCGCC
The Pseudomonadota bacterium DNA segment above includes these coding regions:
- a CDS encoding SDR family oxidoreductase, producing the protein MKAFDLMGKTALVTGCKRGIGLAMAKGLAQAGADIIGVSASLQVAGSEAERIVTGIGCKFSAYQCDFSSRAATTEFAHQVLTEHGTPHILVNNAGTIERKPAAQHGDDLWDRVIEINLNAPFVLSREIGAKMIERGSGKIIFTASLLSFQGGITVPGYAASKGAIAQLTKALANEWAPHGINVNAIAPGYIATDNTQALRSDPVRSRQILERIPAGRWGSPEDCIGAAVFLASDAAQYVHGQILA